A stretch of Anas acuta chromosome 3, bAnaAcu1.1, whole genome shotgun sequence DNA encodes these proteins:
- the PTK2B gene encoding protein-tyrosine kinase 2-beta isoform X3, whose product MGWLSRLLNQLSWKGCSAPSAPGVLRMSAVPEPLGRPRSSSFRSLGGTLEATLGMGPLEAEREEMRILKVCFYSNSFNMGKNFKLVKCPVTTEIREVIKSILVSGRIGPDIKLAECYGLRLKHVKSDEIHWLHPELTVGEVQEKYECLHLEAEWRYDLQIRYLPEDYMERFTEDRTTLLYFYQQLRSEYMQNYASKVSEGMALQLGCLELRRFYKDMPQNALDKKSNFEFLEKEVGLDLFFPSQMQENLKPKQFRKMIQQTFQQYALLREEECILKFLHTLATFANIDQESYRCELIQGWNITVDLVIGPKGIRQMTSKEAKPTCLAEFKHIKSIRCSSVEEGRAVLQLGLSGTPQSLSIKTSSLAEAENMADLIDGYCRLQGGLETSLIAFPRREREKRSSLPRIPSPHLEERHSVLADSASVDSDIYAEIPDESSRPRSGVQHYRICREDVTLGRILGEGFFGEVYEGTYTNPKGERVNVAVKTCKKDCSPENKDKFLSEAVLMKKLDHPHIVKLIGIAEEEPTWIIMELYPYGELGQYLEQNKHCLAVPTLILYALQISKALAYLEAINCVHRDIAVRNILVASPECVKLGDFGLSRYIEDEEYYKASITRLPIKWMSPESINFRRFTTASDVWMFAVCMWEILSYGRQPFFWLENKDVIGVLERGDRLPKPDLCPPVLYTLMTRCWDYDPSERPKFKDLVCSLSDIYLMEKELAKEQERNNRHRPPKILEPPSFQEPPPKPSRPRYKPPPQNNLLAPKLQFQVPEGLCASSPTLTSPIEYQSPASSLHTPPLNRHNVFKRHSMREEDFLRPSSREEAQKLWELERLKMRQVLDKQQKQMVEDYQWLRQEEKSLDPTVFMNNNTPLMLPEKEIDYTEFTGPPQKPPRLGAQSIQPAPTANLDRTDDTVYSNVMDLVRAVLQLKNEISLLPPEGYILVVKNVGLSLRKLIGSVDEILPVLPAASRTEIEGTQKLLNKDLADLINKMRLAQQNAVTSLSEECKRQMLTASHTLAVDAKNLLDAVDQAKLQANLVKLCLE is encoded by the exons GGAAGGGATGCTCAGCTCCTAGCGCCCCGGGCGTGCTGAGGATGTCGGCGGTCCCCGAGCCCCTGGGCCGCCCGCGGAGCAGCTCCTTCCGCAGCCTGGGCGGCACGCTGGAGGCCACGCTGGGCATGGGGCCGCTGGAAGCCGAGCGGGAGGAGATGCGCATCCTCAAGGTGTGCTTCTACAGCAACAGCTTCAACATGGGCAAGAATTTCAAGCTGGTCAAGTGCCCGGTGACGACGGAGATACGG GAGGTGATCAAATCCATCCTGGTGAGCGGCCGCATCGGGCCCGACATCAAGCTGGCCGAGTGCTACGGGCTGCGCCTCAAGCACGTCAAGTCGGACGAGATCCACTGGCTGCACCCCGAGCTGACGGTGGGCGAGGTGCAGGAGAAATACGAGTGCCTGCACCTGGAGGCTGAGTGGAG GTACGACCTGCAGATCCGCTACCTGCCCGAGGACTACATGGAGCGCTTCACAGAAGACAGGACCACGCTGCTCTACTTCTACCAGCAG CTCCGAAGTGAGTACATGCAGAACTACGCCAGCAAGGTGAGCGAGggcatggccctgcagctgggctgcctCGAGCTCAG GAGGTTTTACAAGGACATGCCCCAAAACGCCCTGGACAAGAAGTCCAACTTTGAGTTCCTGGA GAAGGAGGTGGGCCTGGAcctcttcttccccagccaGATGCAGGAGAACCTGAAG CCCAAACAGTTCCGCAAGATGATCCAGCAGACCTTCCAGCAGTACGCCCTGCTGCGGGAGGAGGAGTGCATCCTCAAGTTTCTGCACACCCTCGCCACCTTCGCCAACATCGACCAGGAGAGCTACCGCTGCGAGCTCATC CAAGGGTGGAACATCACAGTGGACCTGGTCATTGGGCCCAAGGGCATCCGGCAGATGACGAGCAAGGAAGCCAAG cccacCTGCCTGGCCGAATTCAAGCACATCAAGTCCATCAGGTGCTCCAGCGTGGAGGAGGGCAGGgccgtgctgcagctggggctcagCGGCACCCCCCAG TCCCTATCCATCAAGACATCCTCTCTGGCCGAAGCGGAGAACATGGCAGACCTCATCGACGGCTACTGCCGGCTGCAGGGGGGCTTGGAGACCTCCCTCATCGCCTTCCCCAGGAGAG aaagggagaagaggagcaGCCTGCCGCGGATCCCCAGCCC GCACCTGGAGGAGCGGCACTCGGTGCTGGCCGACAGCGCGAGCGTGG ACTCCGATATTTACGCTGAAATCCCTGATGAGTCCTCAAGGCCGAGGTCTGGAG TGCAGCACTACAGGATCTGCCGGGAGGATGTGACACTGGGCAGGATCCTGGGGGAAGGCTTCTTCGGAGAGGTGTACGAGGGCACCTACACCAACCCG AAGGGGGAGCGGGTCAACGTGGCCGTGAAGACCTGCAAGAAGGACTGCAGCCCCGAGAACAAGGACAAGTTCCTGAGCGAGGCGG TGCTGATGAAGAAGCTGGACCACCCGCACATCGTGAAGCTGATCGGCATCGCCGAGGAGGAGCCCACCTGGATCATTATGGAGCTCTACCCTTATGGGGAG CTGGGGCAGTACCTGGAGCAGAACAAGCACTGCCTCGCCGTGCCCACCCTCATCCTCTACGCGCTGCAGATCAGCAAGGCCCTGGCGTACCTGGAGGCCATCAACTGCGTGCACAG GGACATCGCGGTGAGGAACATCCTGGTGGCCTCCCCGGAGTGCGTGAAGCTGGGGGACTTCGGGCTCTCCAGGTACATCGAGGACGAGGAGTATTATAAAG caTCCATCACCCGTCTCCCCATCAAGTGGATGTCCCCCGAGTCCATCAACTTCAGACGCTTCACGACGGCCAGCGATGTCTGGATGTTTG CTGTGTGCATGTGGGAAATCCTGAGCTACGGCCGGCAGCCCTTCTTCTGGCTGGAGAACAAGGACGTGATCGGGGTGCTGGAGAGGGGCGACCGCCTACCCAAACCTGACCTCTGCCCACCCGTCCTCTACACCCTGATGACGCGCTGCTGGGATTACGACCCCAGTGAGAGGCCCAAGTTCAAGGACTTGGTCTGCAGCTTGAG TGACATTTACCTGATGGAGAAGGAGCTGGCCAAGGAGCAGGAGCGCAACAACCGCCACCGGCCTCCCAAAATCTTGGAGCCGCCGTCCTTCCAGGAGCCACCCCCCAAG cccagcagaccCAGGTACAAACCTCCTCCCCAGAACAACCTCCTGGCTCCCAAGCTGCAGTTCCAG GTGCCCGAGGGTCTGTGTGCCAGCTCGCCCACGCTCACCAGCCCCATCGAGTACCAGTCTCCGgccagctccctgcacaccccGCCGCTCAACCGCCACAACGTCTTCAAGCGCCACAGCATGAGG GAGGAAGATTTCCTCcgtcccagcagcagggaggaggcgCAGAAGCTGTGGGAGTTGGAGCGGCTGAAGATGCGGCAGGTCCTGgacaagcagcagaagcagatggTGGAGGACTACCAGTGGCTGCGGCAGGAGGAGAAATCCCTG GACCCGACGGTGTTCATGAACAACAACACCCCTCTG aTGCTCCCGGAGAAGGAGATCGATTACA CGGAGTTCACGGGGCCCCCCCAGAAGCCTCCAAGACTCGGGGCGCAG TCCATCCAGCCGGCCCCCACGGCCAACCTGGACCGCACGGACGACACGGTGTACAGCAACGTCATGGACCTGGTGCGGGCTGTCCTGCAGCTGAAGAACGAGATCAGCCTCCTGCCCCCCGAGGGGTACATCCTGGTGGTGAAG AACGTGGGCCTGTCCCTCCGCAAGCTGATCGGCAGCGTGGACGAGATCCTGCCCGTCCTGCCCGCCGCCTCCCGCACCGAG ATCGAGGGCACCCAGAAGCTGCTCAACAAGGACTTGGCCGACCTCATCAACAAGATGCGCCTGGCACAGCAGAACGCCGTCACCTCGCTGAGCGAGGAGTGCAAGCGGCAGATGCTGACGGCCTCCCACACCCTGGCCGTGGACGCCAAGAACCTCCTGGACGCCGTGGACCAAGCCAAGCTCCAGGCCAACCTGGTGAAGCTGTGCTTGGAGTGA
- the PTK2B gene encoding protein-tyrosine kinase 2-beta isoform X1: MSAVPEPLGRPRSSSFRSLGGTLEATLGMGPLEAEREEMRILKVCFYSNSFNMGKNFKLVKCPVTTEIREVIKSILVSGRIGPDIKLAECYGLRLKHVKSDEIHWLHPELTVGEVQEKYECLHLEAEWRYDLQIRYLPEDYMERFTEDRTTLLYFYQQLRSEYMQNYASKVSEGMALQLGCLELRRFYKDMPQNALDKKSNFEFLEKEVGLDLFFPSQMQENLKPKQFRKMIQQTFQQYALLREEECILKFLHTLATFANIDQESYRCELIQGWNITVDLVIGPKGIRQMTSKEAKPTCLAEFKHIKSIRCSSVEEGRAVLQLGLSGTPQSLSIKTSSLAEAENMADLIDGYCRLQGGLETSLIAFPRREREKRSSLPRIPSPHLEERHSVLADSASVDSDIYAEIPDESSRPRSGVQHYRICREDVTLGRILGEGFFGEVYEGTYTNPKGERVNVAVKTCKKDCSPENKDKFLSEAVLMKKLDHPHIVKLIGIAEEEPTWIIMELYPYGELGQYLEQNKHCLAVPTLILYALQISKALAYLEAINCVHRDIAVRNILVASPECVKLGDFGLSRYIEDEEYYKASITRLPIKWMSPESINFRRFTTASDVWMFAVCMWEILSYGRQPFFWLENKDVIGVLERGDRLPKPDLCPPVLYTLMTRCWDYDPSERPKFKDLVCSLSDIYLMEKELAKEQERNNRHRPPKILEPPSFQEPPPKPSRPRYKPPPQNNLLAPKLQFQVPEGLCASSPTLTSPIEYQSPASSLHTPPLNRHNVFKRHSMREEDFLRPSSREEAQKLWELERLKMRQVLDKQQKQMVEDYQWLRQEEKSLDPTVFMNNNTPLMLPEKEIDYTEFTGPPQKPPRLGAQSIQPAPTANLDRTDDTVYSNVMDLVRAVLQLKNEISLLPPEGYILVVKNVGLSLRKLIGSVDEILPVLPAASRTEIEGTQKLLNKDLADLINKMRLAQQNAVTSLSEECKRQMLTASHTLAVDAKNLLDAVDQAKLQANLVKLCLE; encoded by the exons ATGTCGGCGGTCCCCGAGCCCCTGGGCCGCCCGCGGAGCAGCTCCTTCCGCAGCCTGGGCGGCACGCTGGAGGCCACGCTGGGCATGGGGCCGCTGGAAGCCGAGCGGGAGGAGATGCGCATCCTCAAGGTGTGCTTCTACAGCAACAGCTTCAACATGGGCAAGAATTTCAAGCTGGTCAAGTGCCCGGTGACGACGGAGATACGG GAGGTGATCAAATCCATCCTGGTGAGCGGCCGCATCGGGCCCGACATCAAGCTGGCCGAGTGCTACGGGCTGCGCCTCAAGCACGTCAAGTCGGACGAGATCCACTGGCTGCACCCCGAGCTGACGGTGGGCGAGGTGCAGGAGAAATACGAGTGCCTGCACCTGGAGGCTGAGTGGAG GTACGACCTGCAGATCCGCTACCTGCCCGAGGACTACATGGAGCGCTTCACAGAAGACAGGACCACGCTGCTCTACTTCTACCAGCAG CTCCGAAGTGAGTACATGCAGAACTACGCCAGCAAGGTGAGCGAGggcatggccctgcagctgggctgcctCGAGCTCAG GAGGTTTTACAAGGACATGCCCCAAAACGCCCTGGACAAGAAGTCCAACTTTGAGTTCCTGGA GAAGGAGGTGGGCCTGGAcctcttcttccccagccaGATGCAGGAGAACCTGAAG CCCAAACAGTTCCGCAAGATGATCCAGCAGACCTTCCAGCAGTACGCCCTGCTGCGGGAGGAGGAGTGCATCCTCAAGTTTCTGCACACCCTCGCCACCTTCGCCAACATCGACCAGGAGAGCTACCGCTGCGAGCTCATC CAAGGGTGGAACATCACAGTGGACCTGGTCATTGGGCCCAAGGGCATCCGGCAGATGACGAGCAAGGAAGCCAAG cccacCTGCCTGGCCGAATTCAAGCACATCAAGTCCATCAGGTGCTCCAGCGTGGAGGAGGGCAGGgccgtgctgcagctggggctcagCGGCACCCCCCAG TCCCTATCCATCAAGACATCCTCTCTGGCCGAAGCGGAGAACATGGCAGACCTCATCGACGGCTACTGCCGGCTGCAGGGGGGCTTGGAGACCTCCCTCATCGCCTTCCCCAGGAGAG aaagggagaagaggagcaGCCTGCCGCGGATCCCCAGCCC GCACCTGGAGGAGCGGCACTCGGTGCTGGCCGACAGCGCGAGCGTGG ACTCCGATATTTACGCTGAAATCCCTGATGAGTCCTCAAGGCCGAGGTCTGGAG TGCAGCACTACAGGATCTGCCGGGAGGATGTGACACTGGGCAGGATCCTGGGGGAAGGCTTCTTCGGAGAGGTGTACGAGGGCACCTACACCAACCCG AAGGGGGAGCGGGTCAACGTGGCCGTGAAGACCTGCAAGAAGGACTGCAGCCCCGAGAACAAGGACAAGTTCCTGAGCGAGGCGG TGCTGATGAAGAAGCTGGACCACCCGCACATCGTGAAGCTGATCGGCATCGCCGAGGAGGAGCCCACCTGGATCATTATGGAGCTCTACCCTTATGGGGAG CTGGGGCAGTACCTGGAGCAGAACAAGCACTGCCTCGCCGTGCCCACCCTCATCCTCTACGCGCTGCAGATCAGCAAGGCCCTGGCGTACCTGGAGGCCATCAACTGCGTGCACAG GGACATCGCGGTGAGGAACATCCTGGTGGCCTCCCCGGAGTGCGTGAAGCTGGGGGACTTCGGGCTCTCCAGGTACATCGAGGACGAGGAGTATTATAAAG caTCCATCACCCGTCTCCCCATCAAGTGGATGTCCCCCGAGTCCATCAACTTCAGACGCTTCACGACGGCCAGCGATGTCTGGATGTTTG CTGTGTGCATGTGGGAAATCCTGAGCTACGGCCGGCAGCCCTTCTTCTGGCTGGAGAACAAGGACGTGATCGGGGTGCTGGAGAGGGGCGACCGCCTACCCAAACCTGACCTCTGCCCACCCGTCCTCTACACCCTGATGACGCGCTGCTGGGATTACGACCCCAGTGAGAGGCCCAAGTTCAAGGACTTGGTCTGCAGCTTGAG TGACATTTACCTGATGGAGAAGGAGCTGGCCAAGGAGCAGGAGCGCAACAACCGCCACCGGCCTCCCAAAATCTTGGAGCCGCCGTCCTTCCAGGAGCCACCCCCCAAG cccagcagaccCAGGTACAAACCTCCTCCCCAGAACAACCTCCTGGCTCCCAAGCTGCAGTTCCAG GTGCCCGAGGGTCTGTGTGCCAGCTCGCCCACGCTCACCAGCCCCATCGAGTACCAGTCTCCGgccagctccctgcacaccccGCCGCTCAACCGCCACAACGTCTTCAAGCGCCACAGCATGAGG GAGGAAGATTTCCTCcgtcccagcagcagggaggaggcgCAGAAGCTGTGGGAGTTGGAGCGGCTGAAGATGCGGCAGGTCCTGgacaagcagcagaagcagatggTGGAGGACTACCAGTGGCTGCGGCAGGAGGAGAAATCCCTG GACCCGACGGTGTTCATGAACAACAACACCCCTCTG aTGCTCCCGGAGAAGGAGATCGATTACA CGGAGTTCACGGGGCCCCCCCAGAAGCCTCCAAGACTCGGGGCGCAG TCCATCCAGCCGGCCCCCACGGCCAACCTGGACCGCACGGACGACACGGTGTACAGCAACGTCATGGACCTGGTGCGGGCTGTCCTGCAGCTGAAGAACGAGATCAGCCTCCTGCCCCCCGAGGGGTACATCCTGGTGGTGAAG AACGTGGGCCTGTCCCTCCGCAAGCTGATCGGCAGCGTGGACGAGATCCTGCCCGTCCTGCCCGCCGCCTCCCGCACCGAG ATCGAGGGCACCCAGAAGCTGCTCAACAAGGACTTGGCCGACCTCATCAACAAGATGCGCCTGGCACAGCAGAACGCCGTCACCTCGCTGAGCGAGGAGTGCAAGCGGCAGATGCTGACGGCCTCCCACACCCTGGCCGTGGACGCCAAGAACCTCCTGGACGCCGTGGACCAAGCCAAGCTCCAGGCCAACCTGGTGAAGCTGTGCTTGGAGTGA
- the PTK2B gene encoding protein-tyrosine kinase 2-beta isoform X4, whose translation MGAACQLFPGKGCSAPSAPGVLRMSAVPEPLGRPRSSSFRSLGGTLEATLGMGPLEAEREEMRILKVCFYSNSFNMGKNFKLVKCPVTTEIREVIKSILVSGRIGPDIKLAECYGLRLKHVKSDEIHWLHPELTVGEVQEKYECLHLEAEWRYDLQIRYLPEDYMERFTEDRTTLLYFYQQLRSEYMQNYASKVSEGMALQLGCLELRRFYKDMPQNALDKKSNFEFLEKEVGLDLFFPSQMQENLKPKQFRKMIQQTFQQYALLREEECILKFLHTLATFANIDQESYRCELIQGWNITVDLVIGPKGIRQMTSKEAKPTCLAEFKHIKSIRCSSVEEGRAVLQLGLSGTPQSLSIKTSSLAEAENMADLIDGYCRLQGGLETSLIAFPRREREKRSSLPRIPSPHLEERHSVLADSASVDSDIYAEIPDESSRPRSGVQHYRICREDVTLGRILGEGFFGEVYEGTYTNPKGERVNVAVKTCKKDCSPENKDKFLSEAVLMKKLDHPHIVKLIGIAEEEPTWIIMELYPYGELGQYLEQNKHCLAVPTLILYALQISKALAYLEAINCVHRDIAVRNILVASPECVKLGDFGLSRYIEDEEYYKASITRLPIKWMSPESINFRRFTTASDVWMFAVCMWEILSYGRQPFFWLENKDVIGVLERGDRLPKPDLCPPVLYTLMTRCWDYDPSERPKFKDLVCSLSDIYLMEKELAKEQERNNRHRPPKILEPPSFQEPPPKPSRPRYKPPPQNNLLAPKLQFQVPEGLCASSPTLTSPIEYQSPASSLHTPPLNRHNVFKRHSMREEDFLRPSSREEAQKLWELERLKMRQVLDKQQKQMVEDYQWLRQEEKSLDPTVFMNNNTPLMLPEKEIDYTEFTGPPQKPPRLGAQSIQPAPTANLDRTDDTVYSNVMDLVRAVLQLKNEISLLPPEGYILVVKNVGLSLRKLIGSVDEILPVLPAASRTEIEGTQKLLNKDLADLINKMRLAQQNAVTSLSEECKRQMLTASHTLAVDAKNLLDAVDQAKLQANLVKLCLE comes from the exons GGAAGGGATGCTCAGCTCCTAGCGCCCCGGGCGTGCTGAGGATGTCGGCGGTCCCCGAGCCCCTGGGCCGCCCGCGGAGCAGCTCCTTCCGCAGCCTGGGCGGCACGCTGGAGGCCACGCTGGGCATGGGGCCGCTGGAAGCCGAGCGGGAGGAGATGCGCATCCTCAAGGTGTGCTTCTACAGCAACAGCTTCAACATGGGCAAGAATTTCAAGCTGGTCAAGTGCCCGGTGACGACGGAGATACGG GAGGTGATCAAATCCATCCTGGTGAGCGGCCGCATCGGGCCCGACATCAAGCTGGCCGAGTGCTACGGGCTGCGCCTCAAGCACGTCAAGTCGGACGAGATCCACTGGCTGCACCCCGAGCTGACGGTGGGCGAGGTGCAGGAGAAATACGAGTGCCTGCACCTGGAGGCTGAGTGGAG GTACGACCTGCAGATCCGCTACCTGCCCGAGGACTACATGGAGCGCTTCACAGAAGACAGGACCACGCTGCTCTACTTCTACCAGCAG CTCCGAAGTGAGTACATGCAGAACTACGCCAGCAAGGTGAGCGAGggcatggccctgcagctgggctgcctCGAGCTCAG GAGGTTTTACAAGGACATGCCCCAAAACGCCCTGGACAAGAAGTCCAACTTTGAGTTCCTGGA GAAGGAGGTGGGCCTGGAcctcttcttccccagccaGATGCAGGAGAACCTGAAG CCCAAACAGTTCCGCAAGATGATCCAGCAGACCTTCCAGCAGTACGCCCTGCTGCGGGAGGAGGAGTGCATCCTCAAGTTTCTGCACACCCTCGCCACCTTCGCCAACATCGACCAGGAGAGCTACCGCTGCGAGCTCATC CAAGGGTGGAACATCACAGTGGACCTGGTCATTGGGCCCAAGGGCATCCGGCAGATGACGAGCAAGGAAGCCAAG cccacCTGCCTGGCCGAATTCAAGCACATCAAGTCCATCAGGTGCTCCAGCGTGGAGGAGGGCAGGgccgtgctgcagctggggctcagCGGCACCCCCCAG TCCCTATCCATCAAGACATCCTCTCTGGCCGAAGCGGAGAACATGGCAGACCTCATCGACGGCTACTGCCGGCTGCAGGGGGGCTTGGAGACCTCCCTCATCGCCTTCCCCAGGAGAG aaagggagaagaggagcaGCCTGCCGCGGATCCCCAGCCC GCACCTGGAGGAGCGGCACTCGGTGCTGGCCGACAGCGCGAGCGTGG ACTCCGATATTTACGCTGAAATCCCTGATGAGTCCTCAAGGCCGAGGTCTGGAG TGCAGCACTACAGGATCTGCCGGGAGGATGTGACACTGGGCAGGATCCTGGGGGAAGGCTTCTTCGGAGAGGTGTACGAGGGCACCTACACCAACCCG AAGGGGGAGCGGGTCAACGTGGCCGTGAAGACCTGCAAGAAGGACTGCAGCCCCGAGAACAAGGACAAGTTCCTGAGCGAGGCGG TGCTGATGAAGAAGCTGGACCACCCGCACATCGTGAAGCTGATCGGCATCGCCGAGGAGGAGCCCACCTGGATCATTATGGAGCTCTACCCTTATGGGGAG CTGGGGCAGTACCTGGAGCAGAACAAGCACTGCCTCGCCGTGCCCACCCTCATCCTCTACGCGCTGCAGATCAGCAAGGCCCTGGCGTACCTGGAGGCCATCAACTGCGTGCACAG GGACATCGCGGTGAGGAACATCCTGGTGGCCTCCCCGGAGTGCGTGAAGCTGGGGGACTTCGGGCTCTCCAGGTACATCGAGGACGAGGAGTATTATAAAG caTCCATCACCCGTCTCCCCATCAAGTGGATGTCCCCCGAGTCCATCAACTTCAGACGCTTCACGACGGCCAGCGATGTCTGGATGTTTG CTGTGTGCATGTGGGAAATCCTGAGCTACGGCCGGCAGCCCTTCTTCTGGCTGGAGAACAAGGACGTGATCGGGGTGCTGGAGAGGGGCGACCGCCTACCCAAACCTGACCTCTGCCCACCCGTCCTCTACACCCTGATGACGCGCTGCTGGGATTACGACCCCAGTGAGAGGCCCAAGTTCAAGGACTTGGTCTGCAGCTTGAG TGACATTTACCTGATGGAGAAGGAGCTGGCCAAGGAGCAGGAGCGCAACAACCGCCACCGGCCTCCCAAAATCTTGGAGCCGCCGTCCTTCCAGGAGCCACCCCCCAAG cccagcagaccCAGGTACAAACCTCCTCCCCAGAACAACCTCCTGGCTCCCAAGCTGCAGTTCCAG GTGCCCGAGGGTCTGTGTGCCAGCTCGCCCACGCTCACCAGCCCCATCGAGTACCAGTCTCCGgccagctccctgcacaccccGCCGCTCAACCGCCACAACGTCTTCAAGCGCCACAGCATGAGG GAGGAAGATTTCCTCcgtcccagcagcagggaggaggcgCAGAAGCTGTGGGAGTTGGAGCGGCTGAAGATGCGGCAGGTCCTGgacaagcagcagaagcagatggTGGAGGACTACCAGTGGCTGCGGCAGGAGGAGAAATCCCTG GACCCGACGGTGTTCATGAACAACAACACCCCTCTG aTGCTCCCGGAGAAGGAGATCGATTACA CGGAGTTCACGGGGCCCCCCCAGAAGCCTCCAAGACTCGGGGCGCAG TCCATCCAGCCGGCCCCCACGGCCAACCTGGACCGCACGGACGACACGGTGTACAGCAACGTCATGGACCTGGTGCGGGCTGTCCTGCAGCTGAAGAACGAGATCAGCCTCCTGCCCCCCGAGGGGTACATCCTGGTGGTGAAG AACGTGGGCCTGTCCCTCCGCAAGCTGATCGGCAGCGTGGACGAGATCCTGCCCGTCCTGCCCGCCGCCTCCCGCACCGAG ATCGAGGGCACCCAGAAGCTGCTCAACAAGGACTTGGCCGACCTCATCAACAAGATGCGCCTGGCACAGCAGAACGCCGTCACCTCGCTGAGCGAGGAGTGCAAGCGGCAGATGCTGACGGCCTCCCACACCCTGGCCGTGGACGCCAAGAACCTCCTGGACGCCGTGGACCAAGCCAAGCTCCAGGCCAACCTGGTGAAGCTGTGCTTGGAGTGA